Proteins from a genomic interval of Rattus norvegicus strain BN/NHsdMcwi chromosome 2, GRCr8, whole genome shotgun sequence:
- the Naip6 gene encoding NLR family, apoptosis inhibitory protein 6 isoform X3 gives MDTFKDWPHESPMAVEALVKAGLFYTGKKDIVQCFSCGGCMENWKEGDDPIEDHTKFFPNCVFLQTLKSSAEVIPALQSHCARPEAMETTSESNHEDGVAVHSSVADLGQSEAQWCQEARSLSEQLRGTYTKASFRHMNLPEAYSSLGTDHLLGCEVFLISKHVSRPVQVALTIPEVFANLSSVMCVEGEAGSGKTTFLKRIAFLWASGCCPLLNRFQLVFYLSLRSIRADQGLADIICAQLLEAGGCISEVSLSSGIQHLQHQVLFLLDDYSGMDSLPQALDTLITKNYLSRTCLLMAVHTNRVRDIRPYLETVLQIKEFPFYNTVYILKKIFSHDIIRVRRFINYFGFHEYLQGIHKTPLFVAGVCADWLQNPSDQPFQDVTIFKSYMQYLFLKHKATAGPLQATVSSCGHLALTGLFSSSFEFSSDDLIEAGVDEDEELSTCLMSKFTAQRLRPVYRFLSPLFQEFLAAMRLSELLGSDSQEDQDLGLYYLRQINSPLKAMSIYHTFLRYVSNHPSSKAGPKVISHLLQLVDEKESPENTSENEDYMKLHPETLLWSQCLRGLLQLSPESFSLFISERLLNIALNFAYQSNTVAACSPVILQFLQGRTLDLKVLNLQYFWDHPETLLLLKSIQVLFNGNNRVQRIDFSLMDKSFEKIQPPTIDQDYAFAFQPMSECQRNLAEKENIIKNYDDMKYQDPLNISSGYWKLSPKPYKIPRLEVGVNNMGPADQALLHVLMEVFSASQSIEFHLFNSSGFLESIRPALELNKTSVTKCSMSRLELSRAEQELLLTLPALQSLEVSGTSQIPDQLFHNLDKFLGLKELSVRLDGTQDMLSVLPGEFPNLHHMEKLSIHTSTESDLSKLVKLIQNSPNLHDFHLKCDFLSNCESLMAALASCKKLREIEFSGRCFEAVPFVNILSNFASLKILNLRNQQFPDKETSEKFAQALGSLRNLEELHLPTGDGIHQVAKPIVRRCLQLPCLRVLVFAETLDDDSVLEIAKGATSGGFQNLENLDLTLNHKITEEGYRNFFQALDNLPNLQNLDISRHIPECIQVQASTVKALGQCVSRLPSLTRLGMLSWLLDEEDMKVINDVKERHPQSKRLTVHWRWVVPFSPVIQK, from the exons GAAACCACAAGTGAAAGCAACCATGAGGATGGAGTGGCAGTTCATTCTTCTGTAGCGG ACTTGGGTCAGAGTGAAGCCCAGTGGTGTCAAGAGGCCAGGAGTCTGAGTGAGCAGCTGAGAGGCACCTACACCAAAGCCAGTTTCCGACACATGAACCTGCCCGAGGCGTATTCCAGCCTCGGCACTGACCACTTGCTCGGCTGCGAGGTGTTCCTCATTTCAAAGCACGTCAGCCGGCCAGTGCAAGTGGCCCTGACAATCCCCGAGGTCTTCGCCAATCTTAGCTCTGtcatgtgtgtggagggggaaGCTGGCAGTGGGAAGACCACCTTCCTGAAGAGGATAGCTTTCCTCTGGGCATCAGGATGCTGTCCCCTGTTGAACAGGTTCCAGCTGGTCTTCTACCTCTCCCTTCGTTCCATCAGAGCAGACCAGGGACTGGCCGACATCATCTGTGCCCAGCtcctagaggcaggaggatgcatCAGTGAAGTGAGCCTGAGCAGCGGCATCCAGCACTTACAACACCAGGTCCTGTTTCTGTTGGATGACTACAGTGGGATGGACTCCCTCCCCCAAGCCCTAGACACACTGATTACCAAAAACTACTTGTCACGGACCTGCTTACTGATGGCCGTCCATACCAACAGGGTCAGGGACATCCGCCCATATCTAGAGACAGTTCTACAGATCAAAGAGTTTCCCTTTTATAATACTGTCTATATATTAAAGAAGATCTTCTCACATGACATAATTCGTGTGCGAAGATTTATAAATTACTTTGGATTTCATGAATATTTACAGGGAATTCACAAAACCCCCCTCTTTGTGGCAGGAGTATGCGCTGACTGGCTTCAAAATCCATCTGACCAGCCCTTTCAGGATGTGACCATTTTCAAGTCCTACATGCAATACCTGTTCTTAAAGCACAAAGCTACAGCCGGGCCTCTCCAGGCCACCGTGTCCTCCTGTGGGCATCTGGCCTTGACAGGGCTTTTCTCATCGAGCTTTGAGTTCAGTAGTGATgacctcatagaggcaggagttgatgaAGACGAAGAGCTCAGCACCTGCTTGATGAGCAAATTCACCGCCCAGAGGCTGAGACCAGTCTACCGGTTTTTAAGTCCTCTGTTCCAAGAGTTTCTTGCTGCCATGAGGCTCTCAGAACTCCTGGGGTCAGATAGTCAAGAAGACCAAGATCTGGGACTGTATTATTTGAGACAAATTAACTCACCTCTGAAGGCCATGAGCATCTACCACACTTTTTTGAGGTATGTCTCCAACCACCCTTCATCAAAGGCAGGGCCAAAAGTTATATCTCATTTGCTTCAGTTGGTGGATGAGAAAGAGTCCCCGGAGAACACGTCTGAAAATGAGGATTACATGAAGCTCCATCCAGAAACTTTGCTGTGGAGTCAGTGTCTTAGAGGGCTGTTGCAGCTGTCTCCTGAatctttctctttgttcatttCAGAACGTTTACTGAACATTGCCCTAAACTTTGCTTATCAAAGCAACACAGTTGCTGCATGCTCTCCAGTTATTTTGCAGTTCCTTCAAGGGAGGACACTGGATTTGAAAGTACTGAATTTACAGTACTTTTGGGACCACCCAGAAACCCTGTTACTATTGAAGAGTATTCAGGTCTTATTTAATGGGAATAACAGGGTACAGAGAATTGATTTTTCTCTCATGGACaaatcttttgaaaaaatacagCCACCAACTATAGATCAGGACTATGCCTTTGCCTTTCAACCTATGAGTGAATGCCAGAGAAATTTagctgaaaaggaaaacataataaaGAACTATGATGATATGAAATATCAGGATCCACTAAATATTAGTAGTGGCTATTGGAAACTGTCCCCCAAGCCTTACAAGATCCCTAGGCTGGAAGTTGGAGTGAACAACATGGGTCCGGCAGACCAGGCTCTGCTCCATGTCCTAATGGAAGTCTTCTCAGCCTCACAGAGTATTGAGTTCCATTTATTCAACAGCAGTGGCTTTCTTGAAAGCATCCGCCCAGCTCTGGAGCTGAATAAGACCTCTGTCACCAAGTGTTCCATGTCCAGGCTGGAGCTCAGCAGAGCAGAACAGGAGCTGCTTCTCACCCTGCCTGCCCTGCAGTCTCTTGAGGTCTCAGGAACAAGCCAGATTCCAG ATCAGCTCTTCCATAACTTGGACAAGTTCCTGGGCCTGAAAGAACTGTCTGTGAGACTAGATGGCACACAGGACATGCTCTCAGTCCTTCCGGGAGAGTTCCCAAACCTCCATCACATGGAGAAGTTATCCATCCACACCTCCACGGAGTCTGACCTCTCCAAACTAG TTAAATTGATTCAGAACTCTCCAAATCTGCATGATTTCCACCTGAAATGTGATTTCCTTTCGAATTGTGAGTCTCTCATGGCTGCGCTTGCTTCCTGCAAGAAACTCAGAGAGATTGAGTTTTCTGGGCGATGCTTTGAAGCCGTGCCCTTTG tcaacATTTTGTCAAATTTTGCTTCTTTGAAGATATTGAATCTTAGAAACCAACAATTCCCAGATAAGGAAACATCAGAAAAGTTTG CCCAGGCTCTGGGTTCtctcaggaacctggaggaactGCACCTTCCCACTGGGGATGGGATCCACCAAGTGGCCAAACCGATTGTCCGGCGGTGTCTGCAGCTTCCCTGTCTCCGAGTTCTCGTCTTTGCAGAGACATTGGATGATGACAGTGTGCTGGAAATTG CCAAGGGAGCAACCAGTGGAGGCTTCCAAAATCTGGAGAACTTAGACCTCACACTGAATCACAAGATTACTGAGGAAGGCTACAGGAATTTCTTTCAAGCCCTGGACAACCTGCCAAACCTGCAAAATCTGGACATCTCCAGGCATATCCCAGAATGCATCCAAGTTCAGGCCAGCACCGTCAAGGCTCTGGGTCAGTGTGTGTCCCGACTGCCCAGCCTCACCAGGCTGGGGATGCTCAGTTGGCTGCTGGATGAAGAGGACATGAAAGTGATTAATGACGTGAAGGAAAGACACCCTCAGTCCAAACGCCTGACTGTGCACTGGAGGTGGGTGGTGCCGTTCTCTCCTGTCATTCAGAAGTGA